Genomic DNA from Maylandia zebra isolate NMK-2024a linkage group LG17, Mzebra_GT3a, whole genome shotgun sequence:
CTACAGAAAGCGGTGCATGCAAGAGATGCATGACAAGCTCAGCTTTGGGCCAAGGTTTGAAGGCGTGTATGACCTGGACAGTGGAGAGGCTTTCCTAGAAGTTATTGAAAAGGAGCATCACAGCACGGTTGTGGTTGTGCACATCTACAAGAATGGGATTAAAGGCTGCGAGGCACTCAACAGCTGCCTTGACTGCCTGGCCACTGAGTATCCCACCGTAAAGTTCTGCAAGATTGACGCCGTCGCCTCCGGTGCCGCCGAGCGCTTCTCGGATGAATATTTACCCACGCTGCTCGTGTACAAAGCTGGAGAGCTACTGGGAAACTTCCTGTCCTGCACACAGCATCTAAATGAGGAATTCTTTGCTACTGACGTGGAGGGTTTCCTCAACAGCTACGGCCTGTTGCCAGAGAAAGAGCAGCCTCAGATGGAAGACGATGAAGAGAACAACATAGAGTAAATGAAGAGTTTGGCTGCTGATGAAGAACCAAAGGAAGAAAGATCTAAGAAAGACAGttacattaaaatatgaaaatattgaGCTGGGTTTCAATAAATAGGCAAGCGTAACATCTCCACCAGCGCTCTAGTGTTTTGGGATTGTTGTCTAAAGGAAAAGATTGACATCCAGTTGATGACGAAACATCAGTGACCCAGATATGGGTGCTTCAGAATATGGGCGAGACAGTTACAGTAATGTGAGGAGAGCAGCTTC
This window encodes:
- the pdcb gene encoding phosducin b encodes the protein MSERLIDLEETATQTGPKGVINDWRRFKLESMDQENLNPAKRELLRQMSSPSKAKDTSRGNLNRKMSVQEYELLKEEDEGCLKSYRKRCMQEMHDKLSFGPRFEGVYDLDSGEAFLEVIEKEHHSTVVVVHIYKNGIKGCEALNSCLDCLATEYPTVKFCKIDAVASGAAERFSDEYLPTLLVYKAGELLGNFLSCTQHLNEEFFATDVEGFLNSYGLLPEKEQPQMEDDEENNIE